The Haloferax volcanii DS2 DNA segment AGCGAAGCGAGTCGAGAAGCCAGAGTGAATTAGGGCCTGTTCGAGGCGAGATTTGAGCAGCGAGCAAATCTCTGATCTGCGAGTGAGTTCAAATCCCGTGAACTCCGTTCACGACCTTCGCAAACCTCCGGTTTGCTCAGTCCCGGCGAGTCCACTCGCTTCCTTTTTTTCAAGGCGAGAATCCCGCCGTTTACGGCGGGCGTGAAGCCGACAACTACCTCACGTTCTACCGTCGGTTGCAGGCCGAATACCCCACGAATACGAGCCTTTATTAGAATTGGGTGTGTAGAAACTAGCACGGCCAAATGAAGTACAACCTTGAAACCGGGTCGCACACGGTCTACGCGCTCCAATATCACTTCGTGACCGTCACGAAGTACCGCGCAGACCTCCTCACCGACGAAATCGCAGAGCGCATCGGTGAGATTGCCAGCGACATCTCCGAGGACTTCGGCGTGAACATCCAGAACGTCAACGGCGGAAGCGACCACGTTCACATCCTCTTCACGGCGAAGCCAACGACCGACCTCACCAAGTTCATCAACTCACTCAAGGGCGTTACGTCCCGCAAAATCCGCGACGAGAACCCCGAGGTTCGGCAGGCGCTCGACAAAGCGTTCTGGCAACCGGGATACTTCCTCGCCACCACCGGCCAAGTGAGTATCGACGTACTCATGAAGTACGTGGAGGAGCAGTAGCGTGTCTCCGACCGTCACGAAGACGTTGCAGGCGGCGTTCGCGCCACCCACCGCGCACAAGCAGTCGAAACTCAACGACCTGCTGGAAACCTACCGTGACGGTCTGCAAGAGGCGTTCGACGCCGGGGCGAGTACCATGTCGGCGGTGAGTGAAATCGCGACGCCCTACGACCTGCCGTATCAGGCCAAAGCCGCGCTCTGCAACTACGTCCCGAAACTCCGCAAGACGTACAGCGCGAAGGAGTTGGACGACAGCCACCCGATACGGCTCACGAACCAAGCCGCGAAGTTCGACCACTCCGCCGAACGCG contains these protein-coding regions:
- the tnpA gene encoding IS200/IS605-like element ISHal1 family transposase yields the protein MKYNLETGSHTVYALQYHFVTVTKYRADLLTDEIAERIGEIASDISEDFGVNIQNVNGGSDHVHILFTAKPTTDLTKFINSLKGVTSRKIRDENPEVRQALDKAFWQPGYFLATTGQVSIDVLMKYVEEQ